The sequence below is a genomic window from Oreochromis niloticus isolate F11D_XX linkage group LG3, O_niloticus_UMD_NMBU, whole genome shotgun sequence.
atgttgtctgTTCACAGTAAAATCTTACAAATGCAAGCAGCACACCTCAAAGAACCAGGTGTGAAAGTCAACAAACTGAAAGCAGTGTCAAGGAGTGAGATTTAGAGACAAGGTAACTAGGTCCAATGTGCAGTGAAAATCAGGCTGACCAGCACAGAAATCTAAATGTTAACGTAATATGATTGCTGGAAAGTAAAGTTTTGTCATAGGTCTTTCTGTCTGATTGTACTGTGTATTACAACAAACAAAGACTATACAAGACCACTCACGTATCCCACTCAACAACCGAGAGCCAATAGGAGCAGCAGATTCCAGTACTAGAAAATTAACTCATGGATTCAAACTTCTCTTTTCATTTTCCATTTTTGCTGTTCTTGAAGCAAAGGCAGGTATTCCTGCACACAGTGTTTACAGAACAaatctgaaatgtactcaacaTGTCTCCTGCTGCTGTGGTAACAGCTTGTTTTGTTGTTCTACCAGAGAGAGCAGCTACAATGAAAGCTTGTTTATTTACTACTGTCACAGTACTGGGTCATGTGCCTTCAGTTACTCTGTTTTTTATATGTAAAAACAGAAGCTAATGGCACAAAGGATGTTTCCAGATAGATTTCCAGACTACAATCTTGGACTTCAATTATCTGGTACCTTTACCCTCAGGTCAGGCAGAGTTGGAGTCTGTTGGCGTTCTCGTCTCCTCACTGTCACCAGGTTGTTAACATTGAATGAATTTCTAAGTATAACACTGCAGGTACCTTGATATACTGTAAATATTGTTACAATATTTTCtatgaagaaaatgaaaaattaaaccGAGGAGTCTCTACAGATGGATTTCTTCACTTTTGCTTTGATCTGCTGTTACTAAGCCAAAGACCCAGTAGGAAGAAATAGCATTTATAAGGCCAAGGCTGCAGACTTACCCGATTATGTAAGTAATTTCCGGAGTGCCGGATGACATGAGGGTTATCGGGATCATTTTCTAGTGCTTTCTTCACCAAACCATCAGCCTCTTCGTATTTCTTATAAGCCATCAGCTTCAAGGCCAGCATGCACTGCAGAACAGCGTTATTGGGGTTGATCTCCAATGCAAAGCGAAGCTGTTTGGTGGCCTGGGATTCCTCACCTTCCTGTTTATTTCCTAAAAACCACTGCAGATGAGAAACTGGTTAGTCTGCAGTTTATTTCCCTTGAATAAAAGAATTAGCCAGTGAAACTTCTAAGAATCATACTGACACTGAAGGAGCCTTAAGGTTTACTCTCATCATTTGGTGCTTTATAGGGAAATATCCATATAAGTTAATACTCTTCATTCTTAACATAAAACTGACCTGTTCTCTGTGAAAGAGGGCGATGGCGTAGCCGGCGTTCCACTCTGCGTCATGACGCTGTACCTCAAGTGCTTTACAAAAACAGTCTATGGCTTTGGAGAGAGAAGACCATGACACCTTAAAATAGGTCCAGGCTTGATCGCCATACACCTCTGGAAGGAGACTTCCTGATGAACCAGTGGGATACTTCACCTGCAGAGGGAGAAGGAAGCATCAGAGGttcaacagcagtgatcatcATGTTTGATCTGATTGGTGTACATACCAGTATGTCCTCGACTCTCTGACAGTAGCTTTGTGACTGTGCAAAGTCTCCATCATGGTATTTCAGCCAGGCCATGTCTCCATACGTCACAATCAGCCGCTTCTCACTCTCATCACCATAACTCTCCCTGATGGTCttctctgattggtttaaaaGTGACAGCGCTTCCTCTTGTTGATCCTGAAGATACCTGAGGACCAACAGGTCATCAACAGCTGTTCCACATCTGGTGTTTACAACACCTGACAAGAAAATTACTTGAGAGTTCAACTAACACTTGTTGATGATTCATTAAGGTTTTTAACTGAGGTTCTTGACTCCAGCTGAGTCTGTCGGTGTACTGTTAGGTCAAATCCGATTGGTTATTGCAGTTCAGTTCAAATACTGAGCCTTGTGAAGGAGCGACCCACCAGAAAAACAAGAGTCCAAACAAGCTTCAGGAGGCAGATTATATCAAGATAGTACCAGCTTTGTAAAGAATCAGAAACTTTAGCCCAATACTCAAATAATTTTTCTCTTCCTATCACGTGTGTCTATTAAGGTTGAAATAATGAGGTAAACATAAAGCAAGCTGAAGTTTTTCTTCTAGCTGTAGCTTTGCTATGCTGGATGAATCTGGTGATTGTTTATTCATAATATTAACTGAGTGAGTTGAAAATGAGCAGCCTTATCTACTCCAGACAAAATGttgttacataaaataaaattcatctGTGTTAGCAGCAGGAACACTGCTGATAGGTAACATTAGCAGAAGAAACACAGCTCAGGGTTGGATCTGatcctgaaaacaaaactaTCTCTCTATCATTCAAATATAAATCCTGCTGATACTGACCACAGTTTCCTTTGACAGTCAAATTTCTCTTTGGTCAGACGGACTTCAGTGAGAAAAACTGTCTTTCTTCTGGCTGATGTTAGATCTGCTCTTGTCTAGCAGAGTCCCagaaatacagggagtgcagaattattaggcaagttgtatttttgaggaacaattttattattgaacaacaaccatgtgctcaatgaacccaaaaaactcattaatatcaaagctgaatgtttgtggaagtagtttttataCTTCcacaaatactcatttgcctaataattctgcactccctgtaaaagTGTTGAGATTTGAATGAGCAGAATAAATCCACTTTAGCTTTACTTTCATCAGACAGCTCCAGAAACTGTACCTGACATAAGCCAAGAGGCTGTAGGAGCAACTCCCTCCCTCACACTGACTCTGATGGAAATCTATGTCAATGTGTAGTCGAGTGCTCAGTTTTTCCAGGTCCACATCGATCTTCAGATCCCAGGTGAAGTGACACTGCAACTGCTGCAGCCTGCTGAGCAGAGCGCTGCTATCTTCACTGTAAGAGAGTCACAAAGACAAAGCTGTGAGGACCATCAGAGGGAGAGCATCAAACCTGGACTGGCTGAACTGAGGCTCACTCAGTGCTCTGACACACCTGAGGATCCTGTTTCTACGACCAGCACATGATCAAACAACCTCACTCAGAAACTCTCATGACAGTTCACCCACACTTCCCAGCTCCTCTCCTTGACAAAAAATCCAGTTTATGTGATCAATCAATGAAATCAGTGATGTGAAGTAGACCTGTGGTTTGAATCTCACACTGAGGAACCAGAAGAAACCTTAGATGTGgagagagacacaaacacaggggGGACAGCTAAGTACTACTATAGTACTTGTGGAATATTTTTGATATTgttctgttaaatatttttggATATGAGACCacacaatttgtttttgtttaattcatTCGATCACACGCCAGTGTTAAAATGTCTAGTTATTGATGTTAGATGCCTCAGTTGCCCGCGTTTTTCAGTTACCAGTGTTCATGATCTGGAATTAATATTGTTGAAGAGGTGAGCACTGAAGAAGGCAAGCACGAGCACGGATTCGAACATGCATGCAAAGTAGTTGTGAGCAATCAGGGCTAAATTATGTGGATTTTGATATCCAAGGAAGGGAGGTTTAGGCTGGATCAGTAGTAGAATGAATGAAGTGCATTCCAAGCTTTCCACTAAGTGTGCAGCACTCTGTGCACTCCTCATTGCAGTGCCATGCATTGCTCTCCAGGAACTGAGCTTGTTTGCTTGACACTGTTCAGTCACTGTACAGAGACTCTATGCATGATTgtgaaacaacaaataaaaggtCGACTGCACAAGAACTGAAGGGTGAGAGTCCTGCGGTTAAAGTGTTAGTGCAACCTGTGACAAGTAAGAAGGGACAAGTGACAGCTGGGACTGAAGGGACCAATGAGACCatgtaacacaaacaaaaagtcacCTCATCCTCTCAGAAGTGTACCGTCCACTTCTTTAGTTGAGCAGAATAAAGGAAATTTGGCTAATTAGGCAGAGAAAAGACTCTAAATATGATTAAGGTTTCTTTTGCCCAATATGCAGAGACTTTGAAAATGTTCTAATTAACAACTTTGAGAGCCTCATGAAGTGAAAGGCATCTTCTGGCATCTGTGTAAAGCTATGAATACATTCTTGTGTGTCGTGTAACGTGGAGTAAAGAATAACTGAAATCCCCCTGACTGCTCCATCACAGCTGAGCTTGACACTCAGCCTTATGTGTTAACAATGTGTTGATGGTCAGAGTGGTAAACCAGAAGAGGTAAGTAGATCaaatttaatattaataaaagaTAAAGATATAAGTCTGATCAATAGATTAGCAGAGACATGTAGTCTGAGTAGTGAGAATGTTTATTCTAATGTTTAGATTTTGTGTGTGAAGACATAAATGATCCATCATCAACCTTTTTATTCATGTCTGAGTTTGAAAAGATAACGATGGGCGTCTCTAACTCGTCATTATACTTTTGAACAATAATAGCAGCTTGATTCATGTGTGAATTTACTGATAGTTAACTATGATCAATACTGATCAGAACATTGTCTGTAGACAACACATATAATGTgaatgtctctgtgtgtgtgtgtgtgtgtgtgtgtgtgtgtgtgtgtgtgtgtgtgtgtgtgtgataacaGACCATATTATTGTGGCTgtaaaaacagtgatgtcatatACAGTATCCAGTTCAACTaatcaaacattaacattttaaaaaatgaaaccaGAGAGCAGCtcattataaaaacacatttttgtttttctcttttaaatatttattataaatatttattactCATTAATAATACAAAAGTATTTGTTATTTGATTTATCAATTAAATAACTGATAGAATATTTGATTACTAAAGTAATTGATAACTGCAGCACAAATAAGTATTTTCACATAAAggttttataattatttaatcTCCACTTTTTCCTCTTCCACTGATATCAGTCACCTGTTAGATGCACAGGTCCACGGACTCTGGACTGTTACTTTGTATCCCTCTGCGTGCACCTGAGCGCCAGGTAAACTAAACTACTGCTGGATTTAAACTCCACTCAGGTGGTTCAATTTGTGATAAATGATCGATTATTGATCAGAGGTTTGCAGACTGACCTCATGTTGGAGCAAACAGAGACCTCCTCCTCCTTAGAGACAGCAAACTGATGACTGAACACGAAGAGTGAGTGGACCGATCTGTGAAGCTGTCACCTTTGTCacacaaaccacacacacacctatctGTTGTCGTGGTGCCTTCAGGGCCCCGCTGAAAACAAGTAAAAGAGAGATTTTAATGGCCATAAATATAAAGTATGTTAGGAGACGGGAGGCACATATTGAGACAGGAGGAAAGCGTACCGACGAGAAGGCTGGTCTTTCTGTTTCACCTGACCTCAGGAGGGGTCTTTGAAGGCACCATGAAGGGACGTTAAGTTTCGCTTCTGCATCTCAGCTGAGAGCGTCTCCACAGATCACTGATCAGCCATTGATCTGTAAATGATAGATCTGAGTTCAGGGTTTCTCACTGATCGGTCGCGTAATtgcttcttcatcttcatcGGTGTGTACACTGAGGAAGAGAGGGGCTCTTTCTTGTAACATGACGTGAGTCCACATTAGCTTCACAGCAACTTTCTGGTTTCTGAAAACCACCAGAAATAATACAGATATACTACTaacagaggtggcaaaagtacagacattcttCTGAGATAGTAGAAATactagtgtaaaaaaaaaaatactcaagtaaaagcTTAAGTACGGATTCAACTTCTTCACTGAAGTGAAAATAGTTTTaagaaaggtaaaaaaaaaaaaatgaccaggagtttcaaaattaaatatgacataattaattgaaattgaaattaattaattaattagatGAATAGATAGACAGTTAAATGCTGATTAATTTCATTGAAAATAtgcaataaattatttatttatttccaggtTTAATTAATTACAATTAATTACTTGAAGAGTTAACTTGATATGTCTGTCTGCCGCCCTTGTTATAGTTTGCTTTATTCTTGTCTTTATTATTATGTCTTTTGTCATTATGTTATCTTATGTTCATGGTGCATTATGAGAACCCTCGGTGTCtaatgtatttaaaattaagAGGTGGGCAACGGCGCCAGAGGTTAGGTTGAACACACATAACATCCTTTGGGCGCCGTGTACCGTGCCCACCCAGGGGTGGGGTTAATGCTGACTGAGCAGAAACAATTGCTGTGGCCTGGTTGACATTCTTTAGTGGAGTTTACGGACACCGACATGTCAGTGCGTGGTTAacctttgttgttttctttagttttcACAGTTTCTGAAGTctgacaaagagagaaaaataaaacttctgAATACAAGTACGAATATGATGGGTACCCATTGTTTTGTTGGACCCTGATAGTTAGACGACCTGTAGCCTGTATAATTATATCTGTGCAGAAGAAACgaaaagagaaagaggagcGTTGTGTAGAGTTACTTTACAGCTGTGAATCAGAAGTAAAAATCTCAGTAATTTTGTGGTTAATACAATGTTGTTCTTGCTTGTGTTCAGTGTTGTATATGGATTCCTGTTTGTGTACAATAACACAATAATGATGTGTTGcaggtttctgtgtttttatgccTAATATCTTTACTTATACTGGTAAACAGCCTGCAGTCAACAGGAGTTATGAAGGGCTGACATATAAAAGACTTGCAGAACAAGTAGTTCCATTTATCTTTATGACTGTGTCACTGTACACACTCTGTCCTCTACATTATAATCAATCTAGTCCTTGTAGACTGAGATGAGAACCACAAATATTTCCCTTCTTccattttattgtctttcctgTTTTATCTGTGTTTTCCACATTTCACTGAAAGTGGCTAACCTCTGACTGAAAGGGAAGGAGGCTGAGTCATGCTGACAGAGTAAAACAGGAACAATCAGGGAACACTTTTCCTCCAGATAAAAACCAGGCACGGATAAAAAAATCTTGTCAGTCAGCAATTTCAATGGAAATCTGCTCCGACTACAATTATGTCAAGATGATACATGGACACAGCAACAGGACTAAACTGAACAgcagaaaaacaattaaaagaaaatatgaaaaattcaAGTTAAACTGAGCAAGAATTTTATTAAAGGATTTTCTTATATTAAACCAAGACAAAGCATTTACACTAAATGAATTAAAGCACATAGTACAATATACAACAACCTTTATTTGAGCATTGATCACATGAAACTGAAGTAAGAAATAGTAATTTAAAAGTGTTTCAGTGTCCATCCATCCTctgcttttaatttaatttaatttatttatttaggacagtgcatgttaatgaacataaatgtaaataaattacatgaatgtaaacataccagaatATAGCCGagggctaatttccatctgttgtccataaacataaaaaaatagacataataATTCATAGAAAATTCATAattcattcataataaaaaACTCCATCACCAAACTCACACATAGATACCATTCTGTtcccaaataaaacattaaaactatacaACTTATACATGATCACACACTTGATTTGTCCATAACCAGTTTTTAACCTGTGGCTTAAACAAATTGAATGTCGAGCATTCTCTGATGGGTTGAGGAAGACTGTTCCACAGATGGCCACCCTGGACAGAAAGGACGTTCTGCCCAAATGCTTTTCCAGTTCAGGTTTTATTCCAGCTGCCATAAGGCGAGAGGCGGGGTGCTACACAGAGGGACCGACAAGCATTCGCACCTGCAATGCCACTGGGCAGCCATGCTgattgtgttagtgtgtgtgcaACAAAAGTCTGATTGTGGGAATTGTTAGTAACTAACAAGGTTTCACAATGAATATAAATGCATTTTGCCAGAAACAGCAGAAtatcaggttaaagctcacaaaactatttcaacaaccaccaaacagctaaaacagcaaacagaTTCTGCACTAAGACCTAAACACAAAGTGCGGATGCGACGCATCAGAATCTGAGACGTCAGATttggctttctcacccgacggcacgtacacggacacgGCATTGGTGCTGAAGCTGACAGCTCACAGACTCTGAAGCttcaggttttttctctctcaaccaaaactgactgaaccagcagcaaaagaagatcgaaactacgcttcacgtttgataaacatcgtcatgaattccctctgacttttgctgttttgcttccatcaTGATAAAATCtgcacatctctctctctcagtggacttcaagaacagtttcccatctcaaatctctgttttctgcattatttgctTGCTTATTACGCACCAGGCCACCCTTGTGTGCAGTgttgtcggccgctgttttttttaaatgacctcagacaagaaagcctaatttctgctgttcaataccgaagaaatgtaaactttttaaaacaatgtcaaattgcaaaacgcttagccgtgtctctaataaaatcTCTGTAACATCTTGAGTAGCaccaggtaatgttcatatgttgattttCTTCAGTTCTTCTgctgaatatttttaaggttatctgctataaaaagccaggcctgGAAactctccttcatgtttttctgtgttatattctcagttactttgacacaaagggaTGCTCACACCTCTAATGAAGTCTCACAAatgtcagtactgataaatgatcagaaatataatatttctgactgtctgaggcaaaactgaatcaaatcaaatcaaatcaggaCCTGGTTAATTGGAATTAAAttgattctagaaatcagtgacgataacAAGCGCTATAAATgactaaatttaaaaactaagagataaaataattatttataagATAACATACAAGACGCAAGATTAATTATATTTTGCTCTTTCTGAGTGTATCAACTGCACATATAAGATCAAAAATACTTTTGGCTTGATATAAGATTGGAAAAATTAGTTATAGCCAGTTTTTGCAGTGATAATGATTAGTCAGAGGATGATCACTGCAGCTCCAGGCGCAGCTCGCACAGAGCAGACAGGTACTCTTCATTGTCCTTGTCACAGTTCAGAGCTTTCTCATAAAAAAAAGCAGCTTTCTTGCTGTCGCCCTCAGCTCTGGCCACCTGACCCAGCAGAGCGAGAGCTTCACCATCACCCCGATTCTTTGCCAGACGTCTGTCAGCGATCTGCTTCAGtttctgcaggaaaaaaaagaggaacaatGAAATATTCATTTATGTTCCAAAGAAgtagattctgttcatctggacgtaacgttttcagtgggagaaaaagTGATGGCCATTACGCGTTAATGAAAAggcaacattttaaaatgttaactCTAAAGCTAAAGGATctacctcccattctacttttaaatactgtaaGTACCACAACTAAGCCCACAGTCTGAGatcgaagtgctctaatggggtgatatggtattATAATGTTTTTCAGATAAGACGGGGCCTGATTACCAGCTTAAAAAGGGGGATGGGGTTTTGGGGGacaacaggaggagagaagggtGTAAGAGGCATGTAAGACTGGAACTCTGGATTGTCATGTTTTGGTTTGGTATGGCAggtgctccatccaaagtgggacaGATGACATCTATAATGACCAGGTTATTCCATCAGTGGGTTGGGCATATTCCAAGATGACAATGCCAGGATTCATCAGGCTCAAATTGTGAAAGAGTGGTTCTGGCACTATGAGGCATCATTTTTACACGTGGATtggccaccacagagtccagacctcaaccccaCTGAGAATCTTTGGGATGTGCTGGCGAAGGCTTTGCGCAGCAGTCAGACTCTACCATCATCAATGCAAGTTACTGGTGACAAATTAATACAACACTGGATGAAAATAAATCTTGTGACACTGCAGAAGCTTATCGAAACAATGCCACAGCGAATGCGTACTGTAATCAAAGCTAAAGGCGGCCCAACAAAATATTAGTGtgacctttatttattttttggggggtggtGACTTTTTTTTGGACAGGCAGTGTATATGTAACCTTTGTTATGTCTCTAGTGCTCACCTTAGCACACTGTCTCCACTCATATTTTTTCAGTGGTATCAGCAGCCcctgcagagagaaaacagcagaaaactaTCAGGAAGATAAATCCATCCATACTAAGTTCATGTGGTAGATGTGAGCGGTAAAATGTTTCACATTACTGCCCTGACACCTCCACCCTCCAAACAAGGCCTGttagttttcttctttcattgtTATTCCTGGGTTGAAATGTGGAACATTAAGAGGCAGCTGCATGTCTAACACTGGACATCAGCTGCCTCACCTTGGTATAATTTGCCCTCTGATGAATCAGCTACCTGTCACCTTCATTTTTCTTCAGTGAGGACCAATCAGAGTCTGGCACCTAGAAACTTACCTTGGTATAGTGAGCGATGGCTTGAGCCTCATTTTTTGTGTGGTAATGATGAAAGTCACCGTAGCACTGATGGATAATCTGACAAACCttttcctcctccacctctggtAACTCCTCCAAGCAGTGTTGGAAAGTCTCCTCAGCCCTGAGAAACAAAGAGATGATGAGGAATTTACAGCcagaggaaagaaagaaggaaaccCTGCATCTTTGTTTAGATGAGTACCTGCTCATATCCCCTTCCTCTGCATACAGCAGTGCCAGTTCAGCCCACGCCCGGACAAAGGATGGCTTCATCTTCACAGCATCTTCAAGGTGACTGATACAAATACGCCTCCACTTACGCACCTCTTCTGTGGAGCATTAAAGGATGATTTGAGTGGTGTTTATTAAAAGATAACATGCAGTATATTTCTGTGTACCTCTGTTGCTGCAGGGCCTGCGGCACTGTTCAgcaattttcttctgcttgtagCACAGAGCCAGCTGGTAGGTGAAGGAAGATAATTGTTTGCCTCTTCTTAGGCCTCGTTTAAACACATCAATAGCCTCATCCAGTCGACTctgaaacacattaaaaaacaccAATCAGATACAAATATATTCAGAAAACTTTGAGgttgacaggggatttctttaaatcaccctgccgttctttgttcagctgagacacctgagttagaaaacacacaaacactgcagattttctttaactCGCGAGGGCAGTCATGAAACACAGGATCTGCGTcctttattaagtgtgcctatgccaagaggcacactta
It includes:
- the LOC106096974 gene encoding interferon-induced protein with tetratricopeptide repeats 1 isoform X2 is translated as MSEDSSALLSRLQQLQCHFTWDLKIDVDLEKLSTRLHIDIDFHQSQCEGGSCSYSLLAYVRYLQDQQEEALSLLNQSEKTIRESYGDESEKRLIVTYGDMAWLKYHDGDFAQSQSYCQRVEDILVKYPTGSSGSLLPEVYGDQAWTYFKVSWSSLSKAIDCFCKALEVQRHDAEWNAGYAIALFHREQWFLGNKQEGEESQATKQLRFALEINPNNAVLQCMLALKLMAYKKYEEADGLVKKALENDPDNPHVIRHSGNYLHNRNRLDEAIDVIKRGLRRGDQLPSFTRQLALCYKKKKIAEQCRGPFSNREVRKWRRICISHLEDAVKMKPSLLRVWAELALLYAEEGDMSRAEETFKHCLEKLPELKEKRDCLIIHQHYGDFHLYHTKNEAQAIAHYTKGLLIPLKKYEWRQCAKRLKQIAERRRSRNPGDGEALALLGQVARAEGNNMEAALFYEEALNYDKDNAEYLSALCELRLELQGSSSD
- the LOC106096974 gene encoding interferon-induced protein with tetratricopeptide repeats 1 isoform X1, with product MSEDSSALLSRLQQLQCHFTWDLKIDVDLEKLSTRLHIDIDFHQSQCEGGSCSYSLLAYVRYLQDQQEEALSLLNQSEKTIRESYGDESEKRLIVTYGDMAWLKYHDGDFAQSQSYCQRVEDILVKYPTGSSGSLLPEVYGDQAWTYFKVSWSSLSKAIDCFCKALEVQRHDAEWNAGYAIALFHREQWFLGNKQEGEESQATKQLRFALEINPNNAVLQCMLALKLMAYKKYEEADGLVKKALENDPDNPHVIRHSGNYLHNRNRLDEAIDVIKRGLRRGDQLPSFTRQLALCYKKKKIAEQCRGPFSNREEVRKWRRICISHLEDAVKMKPSLLRVWAELALLYAEEGDMSRAEETFKHCLEKLPELKEKRDCLIIHQHYGDFHLYHTKNEAQAIAHYTKGLLIPLKKYEWRQCAKRLKQIAERRRSRNPGDGEALALLGQVARAEGNNMEAALFYEEALNYDKDNAEYLSALCELRLELQGSSSD